From the Ruminiclostridium josui JCM 17888 genome, one window contains:
- a CDS encoding helix-turn-helix domain-containing protein gives MAVHYKKLFHLLIEKEMTNADLQKQAGFSANIITRLKRNGYVSLETIESICRTLNCGVDDILEFVPDEDKE, from the coding sequence ATGGCAGTACACTATAAGAAGCTGTTTCATTTGTTAATAGAAAAAGAAATGACAAATGCGGATTTACAAAAACAAGCTGGTTTTTCCGCTAATATTATTACTAGACTTAAACGAAACGGTTATGTTTCACTAGAAACTATAGAAAGTATATGTAGAACATTAAATTGTGGTGTGGACGATATATTGGAATTTGTTCCGGATGAAGATAAAGAGTAA
- a CDS encoding phage/plasmid primase, P4 family gives MLKDKPQFCCWKYEERSGRKTKVPYNPVTRKRAKPNQRGTFKDFSSAVAAISDYDGIGFLVGNDICVIDLDDCFDSGGKLKPVAQIVVEAFSGCYMEHSPSEKGLHILFKATGFNFDKTKYYINNRKLGVEVYVGGATNRFVTVTGNVYADGDIAEKSNELQMILDKYMLRPTTVKQLLDTESQSYLSDKSVIEKALKSANGERFKALWQGDTSGYASASEADLALCGMLAFWCGRDIGQMDRLFRQSGLMRDKWNRPQSGSTYGIITIEKAIANATEIYKPGGKRSSATEDFGECSLTGFKPESNDRYPWTDIGASRLFADYYKSFARFVPERKMWFCYANGIWIPDVGNLKVMEMCKSLANQLLTYALTIQDEHQRKAYIDYCRKWQSRRYRETVLKDAQSVYPISMAEFDQEPQVLNCSNGTLFLMSMDFRPHNSEDRLTKISGVKYDPEAKSERWDRFIHEIMSGDEEKAKFLQKAFGYSIGGDTRYECLFVLYGATTRNGKGTLCESVLKVLGSYGCTARPETISLKKNNNSSSPSEDIARLAGVRFVNISEPSRGLVLNAAQVKSMTGGDTINARFLHENSFDFSPKFKLYINTNYLPVITDMTLFSSGRVVIIPFERHFDESEQDKNLKREFAKPKNQSAILNWLIEGYQLLKKEGLTLPDSVKTATEAYKRDSDKIALFFEDVLEESPNSEVRTSEVYARYQRWCSANGCYSENARNFKQALTAIARVERKRPRSGGGMTTMLIGYKLTEEEFFLI, from the coding sequence GTGCTTAAAGATAAGCCACAGTTTTGCTGCTGGAAATATGAAGAACGAAGTGGTAGAAAAACCAAAGTTCCCTATAACCCAGTAACGAGAAAAAGGGCAAAACCAAATCAACGTGGTACATTTAAAGATTTTAGTTCGGCGGTAGCTGCTATAAGTGATTATGACGGTATCGGATTTTTGGTGGGTAATGACATATGTGTTATCGACTTAGATGATTGCTTTGATAGTGGTGGTAAGCTTAAGCCTGTTGCCCAAATTGTTGTAGAGGCTTTTAGTGGTTGTTATATGGAACACAGTCCATCTGAAAAAGGGCTTCATATTTTATTTAAGGCCACAGGCTTTAACTTTGACAAAACAAAATACTATATCAACAACAGAAAGCTGGGAGTTGAGGTCTATGTGGGCGGAGCAACAAATCGTTTTGTTACCGTAACAGGCAATGTATATGCAGATGGTGATATAGCGGAGAAATCGAATGAACTACAGATGATACTAGACAAGTATATGCTACGTCCTACCACTGTGAAGCAACTTCTGGATACAGAAAGTCAATCATATCTGTCTGACAAGTCTGTTATTGAGAAGGCTTTAAAATCGGCAAATGGAGAAAGGTTCAAAGCATTATGGCAAGGGGATACATCAGGCTATGCTTCTGCCAGTGAAGCTGATTTGGCACTTTGCGGTATGCTGGCATTTTGGTGTGGCAGGGATATTGGACAGATGGACAGACTATTCCGGCAGAGCGGCCTAATGCGGGATAAATGGAATAGACCACAGTCTGGCAGTACTTATGGAATAATAACCATAGAAAAAGCTATCGCAAATGCTACTGAAATATATAAACCAGGTGGCAAGCGTTCATCAGCTACAGAGGATTTTGGTGAATGTTCTCTTACTGGCTTTAAGCCTGAGAGTAACGATCGCTACCCTTGGACGGATATTGGGGCAAGCAGGCTGTTTGCTGATTATTATAAGTCTTTTGCCCGCTTTGTTCCCGAAAGGAAGATGTGGTTTTGCTATGCGAATGGCATTTGGATTCCTGATGTCGGTAATCTCAAAGTGATGGAAATGTGTAAATCATTGGCTAACCAACTGCTAACCTATGCTTTGACTATTCAGGATGAACATCAAAGAAAGGCATACATTGACTATTGCCGAAAGTGGCAGTCAAGAAGATACCGAGAAACGGTACTTAAAGATGCACAGAGTGTATATCCCATATCAATGGCTGAATTTGACCAAGAACCGCAGGTTCTCAACTGTTCCAATGGCACATTGTTTTTAATGTCTATGGATTTTCGTCCCCACAACAGCGAGGATAGACTCACAAAGATATCTGGTGTTAAATATGACCCGGAAGCAAAAAGTGAGCGATGGGATAGATTTATTCATGAGATTATGAGCGGAGATGAGGAAAAGGCAAAATTCCTCCAAAAAGCCTTTGGCTACAGTATCGGCGGAGACACTCGGTATGAATGCCTGTTTGTTCTCTATGGTGCTACAACTCGAAACGGTAAAGGTACACTATGCGAGAGCGTTCTTAAGGTATTGGGCAGTTATGGCTGTACCGCAAGGCCGGAGACTATCAGTCTAAAAAAGAACAATAACAGTTCAAGTCCAAGTGAAGATATTGCCCGGCTTGCAGGAGTACGCTTTGTGAATATCTCCGAACCTAGCAGAGGACTTGTCCTAAATGCTGCACAGGTAAAAAGCATGACAGGTGGTGACACCATCAATGCAAGGTTTCTACATGAGAATTCTTTTGACTTTTCACCAAAGTTTAAGCTGTATATCAACACCAATTATCTGCCCGTTATTACGGATATGACGCTGTTTTCCAGTGGCAGAGTGGTAATTATCCCTTTTGAACGACACTTTGATGAAAGCGAGCAGGATAAAAACCTAAAACGTGAATTTGCCAAACCGAAGAATCAGAGTGCTATCCTCAACTGGCTAATTGAAGGCTATCAGTTGTTAAAGAAGGAAGGCTTGACTTTACCTGATTCCGTTAAGACAGCAACGGAGGCTTATAAGCGTGACAGCGATAAAATAGCATTATTTTTCGAGGACGTCTTGGAAGAAAGTCCTAACAGTGAGGTGCGGACATCCGAAGTGTATGCCCGGTATCAGCGTTGGTGCAGTGCCAATGGATGTTATTCGGAGAATGCAAGAAACTTCAAACAGGCATTAACAGCTATCGCCCGTGTAGAAAGGAAACGACCACGTTCTGGTGGTGGAATGACCACAATGCTTATCGGATATAAGCTGACAGAAGAAGAGTTTTTTCTTATTTAA
- a CDS encoding phage major capsid protein — protein MATSTTYNRAFWNVMKGKEENNQNLSEGFDNAGAYVAPDEFREGFNTALAKENIFRRFATVINLSSAEGKIQAVSSTGTADWVEDGDPIPESADTFTQFLVKSYKLASLVKLNRSFVTDINFNLEKYLMSDFAKRFGKAEENALLNGNGTTQPTGILTADADVTTADNSTISFDEIISLYFSLKAEYRNNAVFIMHDNTAMLLRTLKDTSGSYLWNSSDNTIFGKPVVTSPYMPTVLAGAKSIVFGDLSYYWLIERQPITIKKLSELYALQGQIGFSAYERLDGKLIQPDALKILQIKA, from the coding sequence ATGGCAACATCAACAACTTATAATAGAGCGTTTTGGAATGTTATGAAAGGAAAAGAAGAAAATAATCAAAATCTAAGCGAGGGCTTTGATAATGCAGGAGCCTATGTCGCACCAGACGAGTTCCGAGAAGGCTTTAACACTGCTTTGGCAAAGGAGAATATATTCCGCAGATTTGCTACTGTTATCAATCTATCTTCTGCAGAAGGTAAAATTCAAGCGGTATCCTCAACGGGTACAGCAGATTGGGTTGAAGACGGGGATCCAATCCCCGAAAGCGCCGATACATTTACACAGTTTCTGGTGAAATCATACAAGCTGGCATCTCTTGTCAAGCTAAACCGCTCATTCGTCACCGATATTAACTTTAATCTTGAAAAGTATCTGATGAGTGATTTTGCGAAGCGTTTTGGCAAGGCTGAGGAAAATGCATTACTTAATGGAAATGGCACAACACAGCCTACAGGTATACTTACGGCAGACGCAGATGTAACTACAGCAGACAATAGTACCATCTCTTTTGATGAGATTATCTCTCTGTATTTTTCATTAAAAGCTGAATACCGAAATAACGCTGTGTTTATCATGCACGATAATACAGCTATGCTTCTTAGAACCCTTAAGGATACAAGCGGCAGTTATCTGTGGAATTCTTCAGATAACACCATCTTCGGAAAGCCTGTAGTTACCTCTCCATATATGCCTACAGTATTAGCAGGAGCAAAAAGCATTGTATTTGGAGATTTATCATACTACTGGCTGATTGAGCGTCAACCAATAACAATAAAAAAATTAAGTGAGTTATATGCATTGCAGGGGCAAATTGGATTTTCTGCTTACGAAAGATTGGATGGCAAGCTAATTCAACCAGATGCTCTGAAAATATTACAAATAAAAGCTTAA
- a CDS encoding transposon-encoded TnpW family protein: MENQSNSRTTKSDIGGTVYVVESRVSDSAKESAYSKLKRLITVNAKSLSKLSDSSYKPTEINSTSSR, translated from the coding sequence ATGGAAAATCAAAGTAACAGCCGCACAACCAAATCCGATATCGGAGGTACGGTCTATGTGGTGGAATCACGAGTAAGCGATTCAGCAAAGGAAAGTGCATATTCCAAGCTGAAACGACTGATTACAGTCAACGCAAAAAGCCTTTCAAAGTTATCTGATAGTTCATATAAACCCACGGAAATCAACTCGACTTCTTCAAGGTAG
- a CDS encoding recombinase family protein, protein MNRQSTFSTIRKSTLAFEEAKITALYCRLSRDDELAGDSNSIVNQKAILKKYAEDNGFRNIEFYVDDGVSGTTFDRPDFNRMIADVESGRIGTIIIKDMSRFGRDYLKVGYYTEIMFPEADVRFIAINNGIDSANQADSDFTPFLNIINEWYAKDTSKKIRVVFKSKGQSGKPLCTNPPYGYIKDPEDKLHWIIDEKAAEVVRDIFRLCMAGFGPTQIAKQLEKRCIDTPTVHLRKMGINTPARPPENPYAWSARTVADILAKMEYLGHTVNFKTSKKSYKSKVKILNNPEDWLVFKNTHEAIIDEGTWETVQKIRDGKRRPSRLGEMGMLSGMMFCADCGAKLYQVRGKGWTHDKEYFVCATYRKKKGMCSSHQIRNVVVEQLLLEDLRRVTSFAKDHEQEFIRIVMNNSEKELAKELRQSQKEYEQVQTRIADIDKIIRKLYEDNVMGKIPEERFYKMSAEYEAEQKTLEERIIKLKHTIDTANEQSLNTDRFLALVKKYTEIAELDAEIIREFIDKIIVFKAEKIDGRRTQRIQIFYNCIGAIDLPK, encoded by the coding sequence ATGAATAGACAGTCAACATTTAGCACTATACGTAAATCAACATTAGCATTTGAAGAAGCGAAAATTACTGCTCTTTACTGCAGGCTTTCCCGTGATGATGAGCTTGCAGGGGACAGCAACAGTATAGTAAACCAGAAGGCAATTCTAAAGAAATATGCTGAGGACAACGGTTTTCGTAACATCGAATTTTATGTGGATGATGGGGTCAGCGGTACAACTTTTGATAGACCAGACTTTAACCGCATGATTGCAGATGTAGAGTCCGGTAGAATCGGAACGATTATCATCAAGGATATGTCCCGCTTCGGCAGGGATTACCTCAAAGTAGGTTATTATACCGAGATTATGTTTCCTGAAGCAGATGTACGATTTATTGCTATTAACAACGGTATTGATAGTGCAAACCAAGCAGACAGTGACTTTACACCGTTTCTTAACATTATTAATGAATGGTACGCTAAGGATACTAGCAAGAAAATCCGTGTTGTGTTCAAATCCAAAGGACAATCCGGTAAGCCACTCTGCACCAATCCACCTTACGGTTATATTAAAGACCCTGAAGATAAGTTGCACTGGATTATAGATGAGAAAGCCGCCGAAGTGGTCAGAGATATTTTCCGACTGTGCATGGCTGGCTTTGGACCCACGCAGATAGCAAAGCAACTTGAAAAGCGATGCATTGATACACCTACGGTTCATCTTCGCAAAATGGGTATTAACACTCCAGCAAGACCACCTGAAAACCCATATGCTTGGTCGGCTCGTACCGTAGCAGATATTCTGGCTAAAATGGAATATCTAGGTCACACGGTGAATTTCAAGACTTCTAAAAAGTCATATAAGAGCAAAGTCAAGATATTGAACAATCCAGAAGATTGGCTGGTTTTCAAAAATACCCATGAAGCAATTATTGATGAAGGCACTTGGGAAACAGTGCAGAAAATCAGAGATGGCAAGCGAAGACCATCACGATTAGGTGAAATGGGAATGCTTTCTGGCATGATGTTCTGTGCCGACTGTGGAGCAAAGCTGTATCAGGTTAGAGGCAAGGGATGGACACACGATAAGGAATACTTCGTTTGTGCTACTTACCGCAAGAAAAAGGGTATGTGCAGTTCACATCAGATACGCAATGTTGTAGTGGAACAGCTTTTGTTAGAAGACTTAAGGCGTGTAACCTCCTTTGCCAAAGACCATGAACAGGAATTCATTCGTATAGTTATGAATAATTCAGAAAAGGAACTTGCCAAAGAACTCCGCCAAAGTCAAAAGGAGTACGAACAAGTACAGACTCGCATTGCTGACATAGACAAAATCATTCGGAAACTATATGAGGACAATGTGATGGGCAAAATTCCCGAAGAGCGTTTTTACAAGATGTCGGCTGAATATGAAGCCGAGCAGAAGACACTGGAAGAAAGGATAATCAAATTAAAGCATACCATTGATACAGCAAATGAACAGTCCCTCAATACCGACCGCTTTTTGGCACTGGTTAAAAAGTACACAGAAATTGCAGAATTGGATGCAGAGATTATCCGAGAGTTCATTGACAAAATTATAGTATTCAAAGCTGAAAAGATAGATGGCCGCAGAACCCAGCGGATTCAAATTTTCTATAACTGCATTGGTGCTATCGACTTACCAAAATAA
- the hisZ gene encoding ATP phosphoribosyltransferase regulatory subunit translates to MSRWKIYTPDGVQDILFDECYIKREIEKRIRNTFRSYGYYEIETPTIEFFDVFSSEIEHFPQESMVKFFDPKGRILVLRPDITVPVARITATKNRDVQLPIKYSYIGNVFRFNEVGGGRQNEFTQAGVEMIGDSSSESDAEIIALAINTLKSAGLKEFKIEIGQVEFFKGLAEEAGFSNEDIDAISKQIDKKDLVGVEGILNRYEIRKELKELILKLTGVFGTVDVIKEFKNSAINERSLKAIENVEEVVSILCDYGLSEYVSIDLGMLKSLNYDTGITFRGFTNGIGFPILSGGRYDNLTSSFGKDCPATGFSLRINMLMTAMKNSGITFEKPSVDSLICYEKTNRKRAIEIAEALRKQDMKIETFLLTEGIDQGKKYASSKKIGGIIYIGDNDKITVYDMINDTTEETSFNALLNIE, encoded by the coding sequence ATGTCTAGATGGAAGATATACACACCTGACGGTGTACAGGATATCCTGTTTGACGAATGTTACATAAAAAGAGAAATAGAAAAAAGAATCAGAAACACATTCAGGTCTTACGGCTATTACGAGATAGAAACTCCCACAATAGAATTTTTTGATGTATTTTCATCAGAGATAGAGCATTTTCCTCAGGAATCAATGGTAAAGTTTTTTGATCCAAAAGGTAGAATCCTTGTATTGAGGCCGGATATAACTGTTCCTGTTGCAAGAATAACCGCTACCAAAAACAGGGATGTACAGCTTCCAATAAAATATTCATATATAGGCAATGTATTCAGATTTAACGAAGTTGGAGGCGGCCGTCAAAACGAGTTTACACAGGCTGGGGTTGAGATGATTGGGGATTCATCATCGGAAAGTGATGCAGAAATAATTGCATTGGCAATAAATACACTAAAATCAGCCGGCCTCAAGGAATTCAAGATAGAAATCGGCCAAGTAGAGTTTTTCAAGGGGTTAGCGGAAGAAGCAGGATTTTCTAATGAGGATATAGATGCTATATCCAAGCAAATAGACAAAAAGGATCTTGTTGGTGTAGAAGGTATACTTAACAGATATGAAATAAGAAAAGAGTTAAAAGAGCTTATTTTAAAGCTAACGGGAGTATTCGGAACAGTTGATGTAATAAAGGAATTCAAAAACTCTGCAATAAATGAAAGAAGCCTTAAAGCAATCGAAAATGTAGAAGAAGTAGTATCTATTTTATGCGATTACGGTTTATCGGAATATGTATCAATAGATTTAGGAATGTTAAAAAGTCTTAATTATGATACAGGAATAACCTTTAGGGGATTTACAAATGGAATTGGATTTCCGATACTTTCAGGAGGAAGGTACGACAACCTTACGTCCAGCTTTGGAAAGGACTGTCCTGCTACAGGTTTTTCATTAAGGATAAATATGCTTATGACAGCAATGAAAAACTCAGGAATTACCTTTGAAAAACCTTCTGTAGATTCATTAATATGTTATGAAAAAACAAACAGAAAAAGGGCAATTGAAATAGCTGAAGCCCTCAGAAAGCAGGATATGAAAATAGAAACTTTTCTTCTGACAGAGGGTATAGACCAAGGAAAAAAATATGCTTCTTCAAAGAAAATCGGAGGAATCATATATATTGGAGACAACGATAAAATAACTGTGTATGATATGATAAACGATACTACAGAGGAAACAAGCTTCAATGCCCTTTTAAACATTGAATAA
- the hisG gene encoding ATP phosphoribosyltransferase, with translation MRYLTIALSKGRLTDMSVEIFEKIGIDCTELKSSTRKLILSDEKNKIKFFLAKPADVPTYVEYGAADIGIVGKDTLLEEGRNLYEVLDLGFAACRMALAGPAELQGKIEELNIKRVGTKYPNIARNYFEKARRESVEIIKLNGSVELAPLVGLSEVIVDLVESGRTLKENGLVVLDTIADISARMVVNRVSMKMENQRIQKIIDGVREELSARG, from the coding sequence ATGAGATATTTGACAATTGCTCTTTCAAAGGGCAGACTTACAGATATGTCGGTGGAGATATTTGAAAAAATCGGAATAGATTGTACGGAGCTTAAATCATCCACCAGAAAACTTATACTGTCTGATGAAAAAAATAAGATAAAATTTTTTCTTGCAAAGCCTGCGGATGTGCCCACCTATGTAGAGTATGGAGCAGCAGACATCGGAATAGTTGGAAAGGACACACTTCTTGAAGAGGGCCGGAATTTATATGAGGTACTTGATTTAGGATTTGCAGCCTGCAGAATGGCATTAGCAGGGCCTGCAGAATTGCAGGGAAAGATAGAAGAACTGAACATAAAAAGAGTAGGTACAAAGTATCCCAATATTGCAAGGAATTACTTTGAAAAAGCAAGAAGAGAAAGTGTAGAAATCATAAAGCTCAATGGTTCTGTGGAACTTGCACCTTTGGTAGGCTTATCAGAGGTTATAGTAGATTTGGTCGAAAGCGGCAGAACACTAAAAGAAAACGGTTTGGTAGTGCTTGATACAATAGCAGACATAAGTGCAAGAATGGTAGTAAACAGAGTAAGTATGAAAATGGAAAACCAACGAATACAGAAAATAATAGACGGAGTTAGAGAAGAATTATCCGCAAGGGGGTAA
- the hisD gene encoding histidinol dehydrogenase, translated as MLNIVDLRSDFDEAAAKDLYRKLTQRTETQNGGNVITIVAEIIDTVKQNGDTALKEYTKRFDKAEIEDIKVSEEEITSAYKKVDLQLLETIKKSRENIWSFHEKQLQNSWVNPKEDGTMLGQLVRPLEKVGLYVPGGTAPLISSVLMTAVPAKVAGVEKLIMCTPPSPDGSINPAILVAAREAGVDEIYRAGGAQAVAAMAYGTETIPSVDKICGPGNVYVATAKRLVFGDCDIDMFAGPSEILVIADSSAVPEYVAADLLSQAEHDILASSVLVTDDVSLLDSVKTEIEKQLLTLKRSEIIEKSLKNYGFGILVDNIEEAIEVSNNIAPEHLELCIKEPMSILGMIKNAGAIFVGNYSPEPLGDYMAGPSHVLPTSGTARFSSPVNVDQFIKKSSLIYYNKQSLETTSNDIVRFAEAELLDAHANAIKVRFNK; from the coding sequence ATGCTAAACATTGTAGACTTACGCAGTGACTTTGATGAGGCTGCAGCAAAGGATTTATACAGAAAATTAACCCAGAGAACCGAAACCCAAAACGGAGGCAATGTAATCACAATTGTAGCAGAAATAATTGACACCGTTAAACAAAATGGTGACACTGCTTTAAAAGAATATACAAAGAGATTCGATAAAGCAGAAATAGAAGACATAAAAGTATCAGAAGAGGAAATAACCTCTGCATACAAAAAGGTTGACCTACAATTATTGGAGACTATAAAAAAATCAAGAGAGAATATATGGAGCTTTCATGAAAAACAGCTTCAAAACAGCTGGGTAAATCCTAAAGAGGACGGAACTATGCTGGGACAGCTTGTAAGACCTCTTGAAAAGGTAGGCTTATATGTCCCAGGAGGAACAGCGCCCCTTATATCATCGGTATTGATGACAGCAGTTCCCGCAAAAGTAGCCGGAGTTGAAAAGCTTATAATGTGTACACCTCCTTCTCCGGATGGAAGTATAAACCCCGCAATACTGGTTGCAGCCAGAGAAGCAGGAGTGGACGAGATATATAGAGCCGGAGGCGCACAAGCTGTGGCTGCAATGGCATATGGAACAGAAACAATACCGTCGGTGGATAAGATATGTGGCCCCGGCAATGTATATGTTGCTACAGCCAAGAGGTTGGTTTTTGGAGACTGTGACATTGATATGTTTGCAGGCCCAAGCGAGATACTGGTTATAGCAGATTCAAGTGCAGTACCCGAGTATGTAGCAGCTGATCTTCTTTCACAGGCAGAGCATGACATATTGGCATCCTCGGTATTGGTTACAGACGATGTAAGTCTTTTGGATAGTGTGAAAACTGAGATAGAAAAGCAGCTTTTAACTTTGAAAAGAAGTGAAATAATCGAGAAATCATTAAAAAACTATGGATTTGGAATATTGGTTGATAACATAGAAGAGGCGATAGAGGTATCAAACAATATAGCGCCTGAACATTTAGAATTATGTATAAAAGAGCCCATGAGTATACTGGGAATGATAAAAAATGCAGGAGCAATATTCGTTGGAAACTATTCACCCGAACCCTTGGGAGATTATATGGCAGGACCCAGTCACGTTCTTCCCACCAGTGGAACTGCAAGGTTTTCATCACCTGTAAACGTTGACCAGTTTATTAAAAAATCCAGCTTGATTTATTACAACAAACAATCACTTGAAACAACAAGCAACGATATTGTAAGGTTTGCGGAAGCGGAATTATTGGATGCACATGCAAATGCCATAAAGGTAAGGTTCAATAAATAA
- the hisC gene encoding histidinol-phosphate transaminase, giving the protein MIEELIRSEIRSFVPYNANQQPYKIKLDANESPFNLPSVVRKKLADYILEDPQLNMYPDTDSIQLREALGEYWNVDKENIIVGTGSDQLIQIIANVFLEKGDKVLYPAPSFGMYKDSCIIAGGKAVEYILNQSDNFSYSADKIIQAYEKEKPKIIYICSPNNPTGNLMPQDEILKVLKACTKSIVVVDEAYADFSDTTVIPYIKEYENLLILRTFSKAFGLAGIRCGYSIASERLTKAVNLARPPYNISSLSQYAATLVLSNVDEIKNNIKYLIKEREFVSSKLAEIDGIKVYDSAANFILVKIQNSKDVYNKLCERGIFIRAFGSSVLLSDCMRITIGTREQNSVLLDELGAICYNK; this is encoded by the coding sequence ATGATAGAAGAATTAATTAGAAGTGAAATACGTTCATTCGTACCCTATAATGCAAATCAGCAGCCATATAAAATAAAACTGGATGCCAATGAGAGTCCTTTCAATCTTCCGTCAGTAGTTAGAAAAAAACTGGCTGATTATATACTGGAAGATCCCCAGTTGAATATGTACCCTGATACAGATTCAATTCAATTGAGGGAAGCTTTAGGTGAATACTGGAACGTAGATAAAGAAAATATCATAGTGGGAACAGGCTCTGATCAACTAATACAGATTATTGCAAATGTGTTTCTGGAGAAAGGGGATAAAGTTCTTTATCCTGCTCCTTCTTTCGGTATGTATAAGGACTCATGCATAATAGCCGGAGGCAAGGCTGTAGAATATATTCTAAATCAAAGTGATAATTTCTCTTATTCAGCTGATAAAATAATACAGGCCTATGAAAAAGAAAAACCAAAAATTATTTATATATGTAGTCCAAATAATCCTACTGGTAATCTGATGCCGCAGGATGAAATACTAAAAGTACTGAAAGCGTGTACAAAATCAATAGTTGTAGTAGATGAAGCATATGCGGACTTTTCCGATACAACGGTAATTCCATATATAAAAGAATATGAGAATTTGCTTATACTACGTACCTTTTCAAAAGCTTTCGGGTTAGCTGGAATAAGGTGCGGATATTCCATAGCCTCGGAAAGGCTTACTAAGGCTGTAAATTTGGCAAGACCGCCTTATAATATCAGCTCCTTGTCACAGTATGCAGCTACACTGGTTTTATCTAATGTAGATGAAATTAAAAATAACATAAAATATCTCATAAAAGAGAGGGAATTTGTTTCCTCCAAACTTGCTGAGATAGATGGAATAAAAGTTTACGACTCGGCAGCAAACTTCATCTTGGTAAAGATTCAGAATTCTAAGGACGTTTATAATAAATTATGCGAAAGAGGCATTTTTATTAGAGCTTTTGGTTCATCGGTTCTTTTATCCGATTGTATGAGAATAACCATAGGAACACGTGAACAAAATTCCGTATTGCTTGATGAACTAGGTGCTATCTGCTATAATAAATGA